Proteins co-encoded in one Synechococcus elongatus PCC 6301 genomic window:
- a CDS encoding DUF975 family protein: MVSPQPIGRDRPFEIGLYLERGWQLFRQNWQLYVPFGLILFAFGFILGMASSLLQIAVCLSLAVSIDECPEWVPQLVDLPFNLISWLVGTPLGAGPVVAALLQLQHQTPEFSDFFKGFRRFWPLVLTSFLIGFIIFIVVFVIALVFGAVAFLLNQAGTPVEGLVGIAIVGVLLAIAAATYIGVGYLFVTPIVLDRRIGVWQALELSRQVVAPRWWSAFGFLILLGLINGLGFLACCVGLLVTIPVTLCAIAVAYSDQIGLETAETAV, translated from the coding sequence ATGGTTTCCCCTCAGCCGATTGGCCGCGATCGCCCTTTTGAAATTGGTCTCTACTTAGAACGCGGCTGGCAACTGTTTCGCCAAAACTGGCAGCTCTACGTTCCCTTTGGCCTAATTCTGTTTGCCTTTGGCTTCATCTTGGGCATGGCCTCAAGCCTGCTTCAGATTGCCGTGTGTCTGTCGCTAGCGGTCTCGATTGACGAGTGCCCAGAGTGGGTGCCTCAACTGGTTGATCTGCCCTTCAATCTGATCTCTTGGCTGGTGGGAACGCCCTTAGGGGCAGGACCTGTAGTTGCTGCCCTCCTGCAGCTTCAGCACCAAACCCCAGAGTTCAGTGATTTCTTCAAGGGCTTTCGGCGCTTTTGGCCCTTGGTCCTGACCAGCTTTTTGATCGGCTTCATTATCTTTATCGTCGTCTTCGTGATCGCGCTCGTGTTCGGTGCAGTCGCCTTTTTGCTCAATCAAGCTGGAACGCCAGTGGAAGGATTGGTGGGCATTGCGATCGTGGGTGTTTTGCTGGCGATCGCAGCTGCAACCTACATCGGTGTGGGCTATTTGTTCGTGACCCCGATCGTCCTCGATCGCCGGATTGGGGTTTGGCAAGCACTGGAACTGAGTCGACAGGTGGTTGCCCCTCGCTGGTGGTCAGCTTTCGGCTTCCTGATTTTGCTCGGTCTAATCAATGGCTTAGGCTTTCTTGCCTGCTGTGTTGGTTTGCTGGTCACCATTCCTGTGACGCTCTGTGCGATCGCGGTCGCCTATTCTGATCAGATTGGCCTCGAAACGGCTGAGACTGCGGTCTAG
- a CDS encoding sulfurtransferase, translating into MSSPLVSAEWLQAHLHDNDLCLVDCRFDLMQPQQGRDQYQQGHLPGAVYLDLEQDLSAPKGDRGGRHPLPDIEALAARLGAIGISSDPATLVVAYDASFSAFASRLWWLLRYLGHERVAVLDGGLAAWQAIGGELVTDIPAIAPAKFQPHPQTGWVVDAVGLKVAQARGQVLIDSREADRYRGDREPIDPVAGHIPGAQLAVWKEALDEKGYWRLPSEQQQRWQHLSTAVQPIIYCGSGVTACVNLLSWELAGRSPAQLYAGSWSDWCSDPENAIATGEE; encoded by the coding sequence ATGTCTTCGCCCTTGGTCTCCGCTGAATGGCTGCAAGCGCATCTCCACGATAACGATCTCTGTCTTGTCGACTGCCGCTTCGACCTGATGCAGCCTCAGCAGGGTCGTGACCAGTACCAGCAAGGTCATCTACCCGGCGCAGTCTATCTAGATTTGGAGCAAGATCTCTCCGCTCCCAAGGGCGATCGCGGCGGTCGTCATCCTCTGCCAGACATTGAGGCTTTGGCAGCACGCTTAGGGGCGATCGGCATCAGCTCGGATCCAGCAACCTTAGTTGTCGCCTACGATGCCAGCTTCTCAGCCTTTGCCAGCCGGCTTTGGTGGCTACTGCGCTACCTCGGTCATGAGCGTGTCGCGGTTTTAGATGGCGGATTGGCGGCTTGGCAAGCGATCGGGGGTGAACTAGTAACCGATATTCCAGCGATCGCCCCAGCAAAATTCCAGCCGCATCCTCAGACTGGCTGGGTCGTTGATGCGGTAGGTCTAAAAGTCGCTCAAGCGAGGGGACAGGTTCTGATTGATTCTCGCGAAGCCGACCGCTACCGAGGTGACCGGGAGCCGATTGATCCCGTGGCGGGTCACATTCCCGGGGCGCAGCTCGCCGTTTGGAAAGAGGCGCTGGATGAGAAGGGTTACTGGCGATTGCCCAGTGAGCAACAGCAGCGCTGGCAGCATCTCTCCACTGCTGTGCAACCGATCATCTACTGTGGCTCCGGCGTCACCGCCTGCGTCAACCTGCTCTCTTGGGAACTGGCCGGGCGATCGCCTGCTCAACTCTATGCCGGTAGCTGGAGTGACTGGTGCAGTGATCCCGAGAATGCGATCGCTACGGGAGAGGAGTAG
- a CDS encoding ExbD/TolR family protein gives MKIPAENAESEARIEMLPLIDVVFCILIFFILATLQLTRQSALDITLPQSSTSRLQERQTLLISLDAAGQPYVDSQPVTPEQLRLVLVGFNRTNPNGSMLLYADGSAAYRDIVTVLDAMRAVGGDRVALATEPADLQRSPQLVPTPLP, from the coding sequence ATGAAAATTCCTGCCGAAAATGCCGAGTCAGAAGCTCGGATTGAGATGTTGCCACTGATCGACGTGGTCTTCTGCATCCTGATCTTCTTCATCTTGGCGACCCTACAACTGACCCGACAATCTGCTCTCGACATCACCCTGCCCCAGTCCAGCACCAGTCGACTGCAGGAACGACAGACCCTCCTGATCAGCTTGGATGCCGCTGGGCAACCCTACGTCGATTCCCAGCCTGTGACGCCGGAGCAACTGCGGCTGGTGCTTGTTGGCTTCAACCGCACCAATCCCAATGGTTCGATGCTGCTTTACGCCGATGGCAGTGCTGCCTATCGTGACATCGTGACTGTCTTGGATGCGATGCGGGCTGTCGGAGGCGATCGCGTTGCCCTTGCAACGGAACCGGCCGATTTGCAGCGATCGCCCCAACTGGTTCCTACTCCTCTCCCGTAG
- the ilvN gene encoding acetolactate synthase small subunit codes for MKRTLSVLVEDEAGVLTRIAGLFARRSFNIESLAVGPAEQVGISRITMVVQGDDREIEQITKQLYKLINVLKVQDISEVPCVERELMLIKVNANSSNRSEILELVQIFRARVVDVAEDSLIVEVVGDPGKMVAIVQVLQRFGIREISRTGKVALTRESGVNTEFLKALEARV; via the coding sequence ATGAAGCGCACCCTCTCAGTGTTGGTTGAAGACGAAGCGGGCGTCCTGACTCGCATTGCCGGGTTATTTGCCCGTCGGAGCTTCAACATCGAAAGTCTGGCCGTCGGCCCCGCTGAGCAGGTCGGCATCTCGCGGATCACGATGGTGGTACAGGGCGACGATCGCGAAATTGAGCAAATCACCAAGCAGCTCTACAAGCTGATCAACGTGCTCAAGGTTCAGGACATTTCGGAAGTGCCCTGTGTTGAACGCGAGCTGATGCTGATTAAGGTCAATGCCAACAGCAGCAATCGCTCGGAAATTTTGGAGCTGGTGCAAATCTTCCGCGCCCGCGTTGTCGATGTGGCTGAAGACTCACTGATCGTTGAAGTTGTGGGCGACCCCGGCAAGATGGTCGCGATCGTGCAGGTGCTGCAACGCTTCGGCATCCGGGAAATTTCACGCACCGGCAAGGTGGCACTGACCCGTGAATCCGGCGTCAACACGGAGTTTCTCAAAGCTTTGGAAGCGCGGGTCTAG
- a CDS encoding MotA/TolQ/ExbB proton channel family protein yields the protein MNILTLFQKGGLAMLPLTGLSILALGTIFERAWFWYALLKQESQIVHRVLDAADQDWDLAAEVASRAKNSPIGRFLAAPLQLQQPDPELFRLALEASAEEELANMRRGDKLLEAVIAISPLLGLLGTVLGLIQTLGNLRIGDLGSSSTAGVSAGIGEALITTATGLIVAIVALAAYRVFQGLIVQQMKVFRRAGNQLELMYRQAWARRGLPSQPLR from the coding sequence GTGAATATTCTGACGCTGTTCCAAAAAGGCGGCCTTGCGATGCTGCCGCTGACTGGCCTGTCGATCTTGGCATTGGGTACCATCTTTGAGCGGGCTTGGTTCTGGTACGCCCTCCTCAAGCAAGAGAGCCAGATCGTCCATCGGGTCTTGGATGCTGCTGACCAAGATTGGGACTTAGCGGCAGAAGTTGCCAGTCGGGCTAAGAATTCACCGATCGGGCGTTTCCTCGCGGCTCCGTTGCAGTTACAGCAGCCCGATCCAGAGCTCTTCCGGCTTGCCCTAGAGGCCTCCGCTGAAGAAGAACTTGCCAACATGCGGCGTGGCGACAAGCTGCTAGAGGCAGTGATCGCAATTTCGCCGCTCTTGGGACTGTTGGGAACCGTCTTGGGTCTGATTCAAACCCTCGGCAACCTGCGGATTGGTGATTTGGGCAGTTCCTCGACTGCTGGCGTGAGCGCTGGGATCGGAGAAGCCTTGATCACTACAGCCACTGGCTTGATCGTGGCGATCGTCGCTTTGGCCGCCTATCGAGTCTTCCAAGGACTCATTGTTCAGCAAATGAAAGTCTTCCGGCGGGCGGGCAATCAACTCGAACTGATGTATCGCCAAGCTTGGGCACGGCGTGGCCTCCCCAGCCAGCCGCTCCGCTAG
- a CDS encoding NmrA family NAD(P)-binding protein: protein MDVLVVGATGTLGRQIARRALDEGHRVRCLVRSPKRGNFLREWGCDLVRGDLTQPESLTFALEGIEAVIDAATTRSTDSLSCYDVDWQGKVNLIKAATEAGVQRFVFCSIIDAEKHRDVPLMDIKYCTEEFLRQSGLNYTILRLAGFMQGLIAEFAIPVLEGRTALITQDSDPIAYLSTLDIARFAVAALTTPATEKQTLPVVGPKAWSGLEIFRLCERLSGKETKIARLPLATVSAMKRFFRFFQWGWNIADRLAFSEVMACGRPFTADMAATYTAFGIDPAEITGLESYLNDYFSVMLRRLKELEFDQKKDKKKKVPF from the coding sequence ATGGATGTCCTCGTTGTTGGTGCTACGGGTACTCTCGGTCGGCAGATTGCCCGCCGAGCCCTCGACGAAGGCCACCGGGTTCGTTGCCTCGTCCGCAGCCCTAAGCGCGGCAACTTTCTGCGGGAATGGGGCTGTGATCTGGTGCGGGGCGATCTGACCCAGCCAGAAAGTCTTACTTTTGCCCTAGAGGGGATAGAGGCCGTCATCGATGCGGCCACCACGCGATCTACAGATTCCCTCAGCTGCTATGACGTCGATTGGCAGGGCAAAGTCAACCTGATCAAGGCGGCTACAGAAGCCGGTGTGCAGCGGTTTGTCTTCTGCTCGATCATTGACGCTGAGAAGCACCGCGATGTGCCGCTAATGGACATCAAGTACTGCACTGAGGAATTCCTGAGGCAGTCGGGGCTTAATTACACAATCCTGCGGCTGGCGGGCTTTATGCAGGGTTTGATTGCCGAGTTTGCGATCCCCGTGCTGGAAGGTCGCACCGCCCTTATCACCCAAGATTCCGACCCGATCGCCTACCTCAGTACTCTTGATATCGCCCGCTTTGCCGTTGCTGCATTGACCACGCCCGCCACTGAGAAGCAAACCCTGCCGGTTGTGGGTCCTAAAGCTTGGAGCGGACTTGAAATTTTCCGACTCTGCGAACGGCTGAGCGGCAAGGAAACGAAGATTGCCCGTCTGCCCTTGGCAACGGTGAGTGCAATGAAGCGCTTCTTCCGCTTCTTCCAGTGGGGCTGGAATATCGCCGATCGCTTGGCCTTTAGTGAAGTGATGGCTTGCGGCCGCCCCTTCACGGCAGACATGGCAGCCACATACACCGCTTTCGGCATTGATCCTGCTGAGATCACAGGCTTGGAGAGCTACCTGAACGACTACTTCTCGGTGATGCTGCGCCGCTTGAAAGAGCTGGAGTTCGACCAGAAAAAAGACAAGAAAAAGAAAGTGCCGTTCTAA
- the petM gene encoding cytochrome b6-f complex subunit PetM, whose amino-acid sequence MAGEIFGTAFLFIVLVPVGLALGAFLLKVQGVQKAEK is encoded by the coding sequence ATGGCCGGAGAAATCTTTGGAACCGCGTTTCTCTTCATCGTGTTGGTGCCCGTAGGCTTGGCACTGGGAGCCTTCCTGCTGAAAGTGCAAGGCGTTCAAAAAGCCGAAAAATAA
- a CDS encoding Uma2 family endonuclease, whose protein sequence is MVAVPQAHPLSVAEYLQFEAASEIKHEYRAGEVYAMADITDVHNTIVGNWVALIRSHVCGSSDRVYCSAMQVWLQQANCIYYPDLLVTCDPRDQETVNYKRFPKLIVEVLSPSTEAFDRGDKFADYQTLETLEEYVLISTSRQRVDCFRRSLEGVWTLQFYLPNAEVLPLRSIGLEVRLSDLYEDVTLPAPPSIPESLEGSR, encoded by the coding sequence ATGGTGGCTGTTCCGCAGGCGCATCCTTTGTCAGTCGCTGAATATCTCCAGTTCGAAGCAGCGAGTGAGATCAAGCACGAATATCGGGCTGGTGAAGTCTACGCGATGGCCGATATCACCGACGTTCACAACACAATTGTCGGCAATTGGGTCGCCTTGATTCGGAGTCATGTTTGCGGTAGCAGCGATCGGGTCTACTGCTCAGCCATGCAAGTTTGGTTACAGCAGGCTAACTGCATCTACTACCCCGATCTGTTGGTGACCTGTGATCCTCGCGATCAAGAGACAGTCAACTACAAACGTTTTCCGAAATTGATTGTCGAAGTGCTGTCGCCTAGTACCGAAGCCTTCGATCGCGGCGATAAATTTGCTGATTATCAAACGCTTGAAACGCTAGAGGAATATGTTCTGATTAGCACCAGCCGCCAGCGGGTGGACTGCTTCCGGCGGAGCCTCGAGGGAGTCTGGACGTTGCAGTTCTATTTACCGAACGCTGAAGTTTTGCCTCTGCGGAGTATTGGCCTGGAAGTGCGGCTGAGCGATCTCTATGAAGATGTGACGCTGCCTGCACCTCCGTCGATCCCTGAGTCATTGGAAGGATCGAGATGA
- a CDS encoding DUF938 domain-containing protein, giving the protein MDDRLYAPATERNRDAILAVLKDELRSPGTVLEIASGTGEHGAYFAPQLPDYFWQPSDPNEESRRSIAAWRSHVNAPNLGEAIAIDVTRSDWVESVPEFPQPVVAIAAINLIHISPWEATLGLFAGAKQLLSVDGLIYLYGAYKRGGQHTAPSNEAFDASLQARNPAWGARNLEDVTAVAEAEQFRLDRIVEMPSNNLSVCFRAIA; this is encoded by the coding sequence GTGGACGATCGCCTCTATGCGCCCGCAACCGAACGGAATCGGGATGCGATTCTTGCTGTCTTGAAGGATGAGTTGCGATCGCCCGGTACGGTTTTAGAGATTGCCAGCGGGACGGGTGAGCATGGGGCTTATTTTGCACCGCAATTGCCGGATTATTTTTGGCAACCCAGCGATCCCAACGAGGAAAGTCGTCGCAGCATTGCTGCTTGGCGATCGCACGTCAATGCTCCTAACTTGGGTGAGGCGATCGCGATCGATGTCACTCGGTCTGACTGGGTTGAATCTGTGCCTGAATTCCCGCAGCCAGTTGTCGCGATCGCGGCCATTAATCTGATCCACATCTCGCCGTGGGAAGCCACGCTGGGGTTATTTGCCGGTGCAAAGCAATTACTTTCAGTCGACGGCTTGATCTATCTCTACGGCGCTTACAAGCGGGGCGGTCAACATACGGCACCGAGTAATGAAGCTTTTGATGCTTCCTTACAAGCTCGCAATCCAGCTTGGGGTGCGCGTAATCTTGAGGATGTGACTGCTGTTGCTGAAGCTGAGCAATTTCGTCTCGATCGCATTGTCGAAATGCCTAGCAATAATCTCTCGGTTTGTTTTCGCGCGATCGCCTGA
- a CDS encoding alpha/beta fold hydrolase, translating to MSLRSLTVATSQDWIWRGLRVRYAFRRSPQPTGAVPVIFLHGFGAGWRHWRDNIPALAEERDVYAIDLVGFGDSEKGYLHYGPAFWSELVRDFCQQFVGSAAVLIGNSLGSVVAMVTAHRFPEQVHGLILLNLPDTSLLRSPAAHDRFKSLRQALLWALTPPWLIEPLLLWLRSPKRLKPWLALAYSDRDRIDADLLDLIARPARSEEAGPALRAMTRFNAEVPRDWRADRVLPQLSQPILLIWGESDRLVPFSLAKRCQQLNPQLDWLPMPATGHCPHDDRPAFVNQSLNNWLSQHDPGDVKIKA from the coding sequence ATGAGTTTGCGATCGCTGACGGTGGCGACTAGCCAAGACTGGATCTGGCGGGGCTTACGGGTTCGCTATGCTTTCCGGCGATCGCCCCAGCCAACGGGCGCGGTACCCGTGATTTTCCTGCACGGCTTTGGAGCGGGTTGGCGGCACTGGCGTGACAACATTCCAGCGCTGGCAGAGGAGCGCGACGTCTACGCGATCGATCTGGTCGGCTTTGGGGACTCCGAAAAGGGCTATTTGCACTACGGCCCTGCTTTCTGGTCGGAGCTGGTGCGGGATTTTTGCCAGCAGTTTGTGGGCAGCGCCGCTGTTTTAATCGGCAATTCTCTCGGTTCCGTAGTGGCGATGGTGACGGCGCATCGCTTTCCCGAGCAAGTTCATGGCTTAATTCTGCTGAATCTGCCAGATACCAGCCTGCTGCGATCGCCTGCTGCTCACGATCGCTTCAAGAGCCTCCGGCAAGCACTGCTCTGGGCACTGACCCCACCCTGGCTGATCGAGCCTTTGCTGCTCTGGTTGCGATCGCCCAAACGACTCAAACCTTGGTTGGCGTTGGCCTACAGCGATCGCGATCGCATTGATGCAGATTTACTCGATCTGATTGCCCGTCCAGCGCGATCGGAGGAGGCAGGCCCAGCCTTGCGGGCGATGACTCGCTTCAATGCAGAAGTTCCCCGCGACTGGCGGGCCGATCGCGTCTTGCCGCAGTTGAGTCAGCCGATTTTGTTGATCTGGGGGGAGAGCGATCGCCTCGTGCCCTTCAGTTTGGCGAAGCGTTGTCAGCAGCTCAATCCCCAACTGGATTGGTTGCCAATGCCTGCCACAGGCCATTGTCCCCACGACGATCGACCGGCTTTCGTCAATCAAAGCCTCAACAATTGGTTATCGCAGCACGACCCAGGCGACGTTAAGATCAAGGCTTAG
- a CDS encoding SAM-dependent methyltransferase — translation MDTAADWQQEGAARFQQKTAFFRPQARPARDLGVLAAAIERRRLGSLNLLETMAGCGVRSLRYALEAKVDRLVVSDADPELQPLLQQNLAPIASDRIDLRCDSARRLFAEAFAQQQFYDFVDVDAFGTASEHLASAWDAVKVGGCLYFTATDGRSLSGHDCDLAFRAYGVWARSHPSIPEQGLRLLIAALQQQAWQRGFGIQPLFSYFSGQAFRLLIRLLPSTGKVNQQGWLGYCHYCGQYQVRPWRQLSPAALQCPEDGQPLALTGPLWIGPVHNVTYLQSLQQQAIAWNWTAIADLLAQFQAEATLPPYCYTLGEIGRRGRQDPPARSRLIQSLQTAGFAAAGSHTQPQAFKTDAPWATCLALSRSLVIGDANSGESAC, via the coding sequence ATGGACACAGCAGCAGATTGGCAGCAAGAGGGTGCTGCACGATTTCAGCAGAAAACTGCTTTTTTTCGCCCTCAAGCCCGTCCAGCGCGGGATTTGGGTGTTTTGGCGGCTGCGATCGAGCGGCGGCGTCTGGGATCGCTCAACTTATTGGAAACGATGGCAGGCTGTGGGGTGCGGAGCCTGCGCTATGCCCTGGAAGCCAAAGTCGATCGCCTAGTGGTCAGTGATGCCGACCCAGAGTTGCAACCATTGCTCCAGCAGAATCTGGCCCCGATCGCGAGCGATCGCATCGATCTGCGCTGTGATTCCGCTCGTCGTCTCTTTGCCGAAGCCTTTGCCCAGCAGCAGTTCTATGACTTTGTTGATGTCGATGCCTTCGGAACCGCCAGCGAGCATCTAGCCAGTGCATGGGATGCGGTCAAAGTCGGTGGCTGTCTTTATTTCACGGCCACTGATGGGCGATCGCTCAGCGGCCACGATTGCGATTTGGCCTTTCGTGCCTACGGCGTTTGGGCGCGTAGCCACCCCAGCATTCCTGAGCAAGGACTGCGCCTCCTGATTGCGGCGCTACAGCAGCAAGCTTGGCAGCGGGGCTTTGGGATTCAACCACTGTTTTCCTATTTTTCTGGACAAGCCTTTCGCCTATTGATTCGTCTTCTGCCCAGCACCGGCAAAGTTAATCAACAAGGCTGGCTCGGCTATTGCCACTATTGCGGCCAATACCAAGTACGTCCTTGGCGACAACTCAGCCCGGCTGCTCTGCAATGCCCAGAGGACGGACAGCCTCTCGCTCTGACAGGCCCGCTTTGGATTGGCCCCGTGCATAACGTGACCTATCTACAATCCCTGCAGCAGCAAGCGATCGCCTGGAATTGGACAGCGATCGCGGACTTATTAGCGCAATTCCAAGCCGAAGCAACCCTGCCGCCCTACTGCTACACCCTCGGGGAAATCGGGCGGCGTGGCCGACAGGATCCTCCTGCGCGATCGCGGCTGATTCAATCGCTGCAAACAGCAGGCTTTGCGGCAGCCGGTAGTCACACCCAACCCCAAGCCTTTAAGACCGATGCCCCATGGGCGACCTGTCTAGCGCTGTCTCGATCGCTCGTAATCGGCGATGCAAACAGCGGTGAATCTGCGTGCTAG